One Festucalex cinctus isolate MCC-2025b chromosome 1, RoL_Fcin_1.0, whole genome shotgun sequence genomic region harbors:
- the exosc4 gene encoding exosome complex component RRP41 codes for MAGLELLSDQGYRLDGRKATELRKVQARMGVFAQADGSAYLEQGNTKALAVVYGPHEMRGSRSRTLHDRAVINCQYSMATFSTSERKRRPHGDRKSTEMSLHLKQTFEAAVMTQLYPRSQIDIYVKILQSDGGNYSVCVNAATLAVIDAGIPMLDYVCASTVGFVDETPLADLCYAEESGGVSSLALALLPRGGQIALLQMDARLHQDHLDAMIDAAMTACKGVSKVLDQVVRQHLEEASLATGD; via the exons ATGGCGGGTTTGGAGCTGCTCTCCGACCAAGGCTACCGTCTGGATGGACGCAAAGCCACCGAGCTTCGCAAGGTTCAAGCCCGCATGGGCGTGTTCGCTCAGGCCGATGGCTCGGCGTATTTAGAGCAGGGAAACACCAAAGCCTTAGCGGTTGTGTATGGTCCACACGAA ATGCGAGGCTCCCGAAGTCGGACCCTTCACGACCGGGCTGTTATCAACTGCCAATACAGCATGGCCACTTTCAGCACGTCGGAGAGGAAAAGGAGGCCGCACGGTGACCGCAAGTCCACCGAGATGAGCCTTCACCTCAAGCAGACGTTTGAAGCCGCTGTGATGACACAGCTATATCCACGCTCTCAGATAGACATTTATGTCAAG ATTCTCCAGTCAGATGGAGGCAACTACAGCGTGTGCGTAAACGCCGCCACCTTGGCCGTGATCGATGCCGGCATCCCCATGTTAGACTACGTATGTGCCTCCACCGTGGGATTTGTGGACGAGACGCCGCTCGCCGACCTCTGCTACGCTGAAGAGAGCGGCGGTGTGAGCTCCTTGGCGCTAGCACTCCTGCCTCGCGGCGGACAGATCGCGCTGCTGCAGATGGACGCCAGGCTTCATCAGGACCACCTGGATGCCATGATTGATGCCGCCATGACGGCTTGCAAGGGCGTGAGCAAGGTGCTGGATCAGGTGGTGCGTCAGCACCTGGAAGAGGCCTCACTGGCCACTGGAGACTGA